One genomic window of Salmo salar chromosome ssa12, Ssal_v3.1, whole genome shotgun sequence includes the following:
- the LOC106566002 gene encoding protein ABHD14B-like, translated as MCAAKMTEGSLHVESCKAPLFYRQAEPATGEVNLSILLLHGIRFSSENWLNIGTLETLAKAGCRAVAIDLPGFGQSKSAVAPSAVGELAPGRFLKHVCEALGMGPVVVVSPSLSGMYSLPFLFQHDALVRAYIPVAPICTEKFTAEQYISIQTPSLIVYVYGDHQLKEVSLNNLRKLANHKVLMMKGAGHPCYLDDPATWHMALTDFLSTL; from the exons ATGTGTGCTGCTAAAATGACAGAAGGGAGCTTGCATGTGGAATCCTGCAAGGCACCTTTGTTTTACAGACAAGCTGAACCGGCTACAGGTGAAGTCAATCTGTCCATCCTACTTCTGCACGGCATCCGTTTCTCATCTGAGAATTGGCTCAATATAGGAACACTGGAGACATTGGCCAAAGCTGGCTGTCGTGCTGTGGCCATCGACCTACC CGGTTTTGGCCAGTCTAAGTCAGCGGTGGCCCCATCCGCTGTAGGAGAGCTGGCCCCTGGTAGGTTCCTGAAGCACGTGTGTGAGGCCCTGGGGATGGGGccagtggtggtagtcagtccCTCTCTCAGTGGCATGTACTCCCTGCCCTTCCTCTTCCAGCACGATGCTCTGGTCCGGGCATACATCCCTGTGGCTCCCATCTGCACTGAGAAATTCACAGCAGAGCAGTACATCAGCATAcag ACTCCGTCTCTGATTGTCTATGTCTATGGAGACCATCAGCTAAAGGAAGTTTCTCTGAACAACCTGAGGAAGCTAGCCAATCACAAGGTGTTGATGATGAAAGGAGCAGGACATCCATGCTATCTGGACGACCCAGCCACGTGGCACATGGCTCTCACTGACTTTCTCAGTACGTTGTGA